A stretch of the Acomys russatus chromosome 23, mAcoRus1.1, whole genome shotgun sequence genome encodes the following:
- the Ankrd35 gene encoding ankyrin repeat domain-containing protein 35: MKRIFSCSSSQVAVEKWNRRDQKLLEAVQRGDVGRVAALASRKSARPTKLDSNGQSPFHLAASKGLTECLTILLANGADINSKNEDGSTALHLATISCQPQCVKVLLQHGANEDAVDAENRSPLHWAASSGCASSVLLLCDHEAFLDVLDNDGRTPLMIASLGGHAAICSQLLQRGARVNVTDKDDKSALILACEKGSSEVAELLLSHGADAGAVDSLGHSALHYARHTQDKELWRLLQQALNRRQRGGHALVQHPDHTSQASPSEPYVAAPSKSSWRSEPEEKQEEEEERRSEGWKWKYKEEQKKVYQLEQELMQKTEECKARAAAILGLENQIREQVQELECLLLQKPGAPGRLSPGLRPGGDGMEEGCPVNLLAERIQELKKQQKTAATTDPTVAPKRAEELAPAEIQDEVHGKPQQEQAPPQSPGSETIGKATGQQLNTNGEQNLGLDNIEKKRPQDPGNVPAGTVREPVGIAAMNQLLLQLGEELAAVWREKDVARGALSRPVLEGALGTPRAEAAAAAWERMEARLERVLVRLDQAKVGLQVKPEVPAQGSRERAPKAVPGCIKEQEEKSAPGARGEPLGAPGGEQASGGGLAKGHLEKEVSALRLSNSNLLEELGELGRERQRLQGELQSLTQRLQREFVPKPEAQVQLQQLRRSVGLLTDELAMEKEATEKLRRRLASQNSSLQGLWNCLPPDLVGKGNARSTAAEPLEELQACISTLVDKHLEAQKMLARLEEENQQLRGPSAPCGEPEASLKATASPQVAALEEDLGKLEGELRAVQATMSGKSQEICKLKQLLYQATEEVAELRSREAASLRQHEKTRGSLVAQAQAWGQELKAVLEKYNIACREMVRLRDTAAEERRRSEDLAARAAEQERQAGEMRGRSEQFEKTAELLKEKTDHLIGACRDKEAKIKELLKKLEQLSEEVLEVRGENTHLALQLQDSQKNHEEIISTYRNHLLNAARGYMEQDVYNILLRILSMQE; the protein is encoded by the exons ATGAAGCGTATCTTCTCCTGCTCCAGTTCACAAGTGGCG GTGGAGAAATGGAACCGTCGTGACCAGAAGCTGCTGGAGGCCGTGCAGCGGGGGGATGTGGGACGCGTGGCAGCCTTGGCCTCTAGGAAGTCAGCCCGACCCACCAAATTAGATTCGAATGGCCAGTCCCC GTTTCATCTGGCTGCCTCCAAAGGCCTGACAGAGTGCCTGACAATATTGCTTGCAAATGGGGCTGACATCAACAGTAAGAATGAAGATG gaaGCACCGCCCTTCATTTGGCCACCATCTCCTGCCAGCCACAGTGTGTGAAGGTCTTGCTGCAG CATGGTGCTAATGAAGATGCTGTGGATGCAGAGAACCGCAGTCCATTACACTGGGCAG cctcctctggCTGTGCCTCAAGTGTCCTCCTGTTGTGTGACCATGAGGCCTTCCTGGACGTGCTGGACAAC GATGGACGCACACCCCTGATGATTGCATCACTGGGTGGTCATGCAGCTATCTGCTCACAGCTGCTGCAGAGAGGTGCCCGGGTTAATGTCACAGACAAGGATGACAA ATCAGCTTTGATCCTGGCCTGTGAGAAAGGCAGCTCTGAGGTGGCTGAGCTGCTCCTGAGCCACGGAGCGGATGCTGGAGCGGTGGACAGCTTGGGGCACAGTGCTCTGCATTATGCTCGGCACACACAAGACAAGGAGCTGTGGAGGCTGCTACAGCAGGCCCTGAACCGGCGGCAGAGAGGCG GTCATGCACTGGTTCAACACCCAGATCATACATCTCAG GCCTCTCCATCTGAGCCTTATGTGGCAGCACCTTCTAAGAGCTCATGGAGATCAGAGCCtgaggaaaagcaggaggaagaggaagagcggCGCTCAGAAGGGTGGAAGTGGAAGTATaaagaggagcagaagaaagTTTATCAGTTGGAGCAAGAGCTGATGCAAAAGACAGAAGAGTGCAAGGCTAGAGCTGCAGCCATCTTAGGCCTGGAGAACCAGATTCGAGAGCAAGTGCAAGAACTAGAGTGTCTCCTATTGCAGAAGCCTGGAGCTCCAGGAAGACTGAGCCCTGGCCTCCGGCCTGGAGGAGATGGTATGGAGGAAGGTTGTCCCGTGAACCTGTTGGCTGAGCGGATCCAAGAGCTAAAGAAGCAGCAGAAGACAGCAGCCACAACAGACCCAACAGTAGCTCCCAAGAGAGCTGAAGAGTTAGCGCCAGCAGAGATCCAGGATGAAGTGCATGGAAAGCCCCAGCAAGAACAGGCACCACCCCAGAGCCCAGGGTCTGAGACTATTGGAAAAGCCACAGGACAGCAACTGAACACCAATGGGGAACAAAACCTTGGCCTCGATAACATTGAGAAGAAGAGGCCCCAGGATCCCGGGAATGTACCAGCAGGCACAGTGCGGGAACCAGTGGGCATAGCAGCTATGAACCAGCTCCTCCTACAGCTAGGGGAAGAGTTGGCTGCAGTGTGGCGGGAAAAGGATGTGGCCAGAGGGGCTTTGTCAAGGCCAGTACTGGAGGGAGCCCTGGGGACTCCCAGAGCTGAggctgcagcagctgcctgggagaggatggaagccaggctggagaggGTGCTGGTGAGGTTGGATCAAGCAAAAGTGGGACTGCAGGTGAAACCCGAGGTCCCTGCCCAGGGATCCAGAGAGAGAGCCCCAAAGGCAGTCCCAGGATGCAttaaagagcaggaagaaaagagcgCTCCCGGAGCCAGAGGAGAACCCTTAGGGGCCCCTGGAGGAGAACAGGCCTCAGGAGGAGGCCTGGCCAAGGGACACCTGGAGAAAGAGGTGTCGGCACTGAGACTGAGCAACAGCAACTTGCTGGAGGAATTGGGAGAGCTGGGCCGTGAGAGGCAACGCTTGCAGGGAGAGCTGCAGTCCTTGACCCAGAGGCTACAACGGGAGTTTGTGCCCAAGCCCGAGGCGCAGGTCCAGCTACAGCAGTTGCGGCGGAGCGTTGGGTTGTTGACCGATGAACTGGCTATGGAGAAGGAGGCTACAGAGAAGCTGCGCAGGCGACTGGCCTCCCAGAACAGCAGCCTCCAAGGACTGTGGAACTGCCTTCCCCCAGACCTTGTGGGCAAGGGGAATGCACGGAGTACAGCTGCAGAACCCCTGGAGGAGCTGCAGGCTTGCATCAGTACCCTGGTGGACAAGCACCTTGAGGCCCAGAAGATGCTGGCTCGGTTGGAGGAGGAAAACCAACAGCTGAGGGGACCTTCGGCCCCCTGTGGAGAGCCAGAGGCATCCCTGAAGGCCACAGCATCCCCCCAAGTGGCTGCCCTGGAAGAAGATCTGGGGAAGCTAGAAGGAGAGCTACGGGCGGTGCAGGCCACGATGAGTGGGAAGAGCCAGGAGATATGCAAGCTGAAGCAGCTGCTttaccaagccacagaggaagtggcTGAGCTGAGGTCTCGGGAAGCAGCCAGCCTGCGGCAGCACGAGAAAACGCGAGGCTCACTGGTGGCCCAGGCTCAGGCTTGGGGCCAGGAGCTCAAAGCTGTGCTGGAGAAGTACAATATAGCCTGTCGGGAAATGGTTCGGTTGCGGGACACCGCGGCAGAGGAGCGCCGCCGCAGCGAGGACCTGGCGGCTCGGGCGGCTGAGCAGGAGCGCCAGGCTGGCGAGATGCGCGGGCGCTCGGAGCAGTTCGAGAAAACCGCTGAGCTGCTGAAAGAGAAGACGGACCACCTCATCGGGGCTTGCCGGGACAAGGAAGCCAAG ATCAAGGAATTGTTGAAGAAGCTGGAGCAGCTTTCAGAGGAAGTTCTAGAAGTCCGGGGTGAAAATACACACCTGGCCCTGCAGCTGCAG GATTCCCAAAAGAACCATGAAGAGATCATCTCCACCTACAGGAATCATCTACTGAATGCTGCTCGG GGCTACATGGAGCAAGATGTGTACAATATCCTACTTCGAATCCTCAGCATGCAGGAGTGA
- the LOC127206402 gene encoding 40S ribosomal protein S27-like, whose protein sequence is MPLAKDLFHPSPVEKRKHKKKHLVQSPNSYFMDVKCPGCYKITTVFSHAQTVVLCVSCSTVLCQPTGGKARVTEGCSFRRKQH, encoded by the coding sequence ATGCCTCTCGCAAAGGATCTCTTTCATCCCTCTCCAGtggagaagaggaaacacaagaaaaagcacCTGGTTCAGAGCCCCAATTCCTACTTTATGGATGTGAAGTGCCCAGGCTGCTATAAAATCACCACGGTCTTTAGCCATGCACAAACAGTCGTCTTGTGTGTTAGCTGCTCCACTGTTCTCTGTCAGCCTACAGGAGGAAAAGCAAGGGTGACAGAAGGATGCTCCTTCAGGAGAAAGCAGCACTGA